In Acinetobacter sp. TGL-Y2, a genomic segment contains:
- a CDS encoding ArsR family transcriptional regulator — protein sequence MDQIDFFKCLADRTRLDILIFIVKQGERCVCDFIAVMNLSQPKISRY from the coding sequence ATGGATCAAATTGATTTTTTTAAATGTCTTGCAGATCGAACGCGTTTAGATATTTTGATATTCATCGTGAAACAAGGTGAGCGCTGTGTCTGTGACTTCATAGCTGTAATGAATTTGAGCCAACCGAAAATTTCACGATATTGA
- a CDS encoding YfhL family 4Fe-4S dicluster ferredoxin gives MALKITEQCINCDMCTPECPNDAISEGDKIYQIDVLRCTECVGFYKTQTCVDVCPINCIEQHPEYKESEQQLLEKFKALNLLIPPLAS, from the coding sequence ATGGCTTTGAAAATTACTGAGCAATGTATCAACTGTGATATGTGTACGCCAGAATGCCCCAACGATGCCATTTCCGAAGGCGATAAAATTTATCAAATCGATGTTTTACGCTGTACCGAATGTGTCGGTTTTTATAAAACACAAACCTGTGTGGATGTCTGTCCAATCAATTGCATTGAGCAACATCCTGAATATAAAGAGAGTGAGCAACAACTTCTGGAAAAATTTAAGGCTTTAAATCTACTAATCCCACCCCTTGCTTCCTGA
- a CDS encoding FMN-dependent NADH-azoreductase: MTNILRIDASPRTGIAGQVPHGSQTRRLTELFVNTWLSNKPDSIIKHRDVGKNPPKLIDEQWLISEFGYAKSQTEAQQHLALSDLLIKELHWADIIVVGVPMYNFGPPAHLKAYIDNIVRINKTYRFDGTLDQPYIGLLNNNKVMVILSSRGGHDFDEYAPFQNHVEPSIKTAFNFIGIQQFHDIAIEYQEYGGDKLAESILQAELEVNTLVEQLLLKDKRTI; encoded by the coding sequence ATGACAAATATTTTAAGAATCGATGCAAGCCCACGTACAGGCATTGCGGGTCAAGTTCCTCATGGATCTCAAACAAGAAGACTCACCGAATTATTTGTCAATACTTGGTTATCCAACAAACCCGATAGCATCATTAAGCATCGTGATGTAGGAAAAAATCCTCCCAAGTTAATCGATGAACAATGGTTAATTTCTGAATTTGGCTATGCCAAATCGCAAACTGAAGCACAACAGCATCTTGCATTAAGTGATCTATTGATAAAAGAACTGCATTGGGCAGATATTATTGTTGTAGGCGTGCCAATGTATAATTTTGGACCTCCTGCACACCTGAAAGCTTATATTGATAATATTGTTCGTATAAACAAAACCTATCGTTTTGATGGAACACTTGATCAACCCTATATTGGCTTATTAAATAATAACAAAGTCATGGTGATTTTATCCTCGCGAGGTGGCCATGACTTTGATGAGTATGCTCCATTTCAAAACCATGTAGAGCCTTCGATTAAAACTGCTTTCAACTTTATTGGCATTCAGCAATTTCATGACATTGCGATTGAATACCAAGAATATGGTGGCGATAAGCTCGCTGAATCCATTCTGCAAGCGGAATTAGAAGTGAATACTTTAGTGGAGCAATTACTACTTAAAGATAAAAGAACAATCTAA
- a CDS encoding MerR family DNA-binding protein encodes MNTKIHYLMRDLVKKTDLSADSIRFYEKKNLIQPTLRGDNNYRYYDDEALKRLIFIQRCRALDLSLKEIQRLIELEQQPDQDCNAVNELIDHHLEQVDAKIAELQRFQLQLQQLRQSCNTQSTIDHCNILKQLEAED; translated from the coding sequence ATGAACACTAAGATTCATTATTTAATGCGTGATTTGGTCAAAAAGACAGATTTGAGTGCAGACAGCATTCGTTTTTATGAAAAGAAAAATCTGATTCAGCCCACATTACGTGGCGACAATAATTATCGTTATTATGATGATGAGGCACTTAAACGCCTGATTTTCATTCAGCGTTGTCGGGCTTTAGATTTATCATTAAAAGAAATTCAACGTTTAATAGAACTTGAGCAACAGCCCGATCAAGATTGTAATGCGGTCAATGAACTTATTGATCATCATCTTGAACAAGTCGATGCCAAAATTGCGGAGTTGCAACGTTTTCAGTTACAACTCCAGCAGTTAAGACAATCCTGCAATACCCAAAGCACCATCGACCATTGCAATATTTTAAAACAACTGGAAGCGGAGGATTAA
- the ahpF gene encoding alkyl hydroperoxide reductase subunit F, with the protein MLDQNTSAQLKTLLERLESPIEIVATLNDSDKSKQIKELVEEVAALSALVTARFDGTNSRAPSFGIAKMGEQPRVNFAGLPMGHEFTSLILALLQVSGYAPKVSDEVLAQIKDLNIKADFDVFVSLSCHNCPDVVQALNLIAINNPGTTATMIDGAFFQDEVEERKIMAVPMLFQDGEHIGQGRMTLEEIIAKLDTNSAAKDAEKLNAKEAFDVLVIGGGPAGNTAAIYAARKGIKTGIVAERMGGQVMDTMDIENFTSVQKTQGPKFAAEMEAHVREYGVDIMNLQRVKSIVGADQTTYGNVEITLENGAKLESKTVILSTGARWREMNVPGEQEYKTRGVAYCPHCDGPLFKAKRVAVIGGGNSGVEAAIDLAGIVEHVTLVEFDTKLRADQVLQDKLNSLPNTTVIKNALSTEVVGDGKQVTALKYKDRATDEEHTVELAGIFVQIGLLPNTDFLKDSNVELSNRGEIIINDRNETNVKGVFAAGDCTTVPYKQIIIATGEGAKASLSAFDYMIRSGQ; encoded by the coding sequence ATGTTAGATCAAAATACTTCCGCACAACTTAAAACACTTCTTGAACGCTTAGAAAGCCCTATCGAAATCGTGGCAACCTTAAATGATTCTGATAAATCAAAGCAAATTAAAGAATTGGTAGAAGAAGTCGCAGCTTTATCTGCATTGGTGACTGCACGTTTCGACGGTACAAATAGCCGCGCACCAAGTTTTGGTATCGCGAAAATGGGTGAACAACCTCGTGTTAATTTCGCAGGTTTACCCATGGGTCATGAGTTCACCTCGTTAATCTTAGCATTGTTACAAGTATCAGGTTATGCACCAAAAGTCTCTGATGAAGTCTTGGCGCAAATTAAAGATTTGAATATAAAAGCTGACTTTGATGTATTTGTATCGTTGAGCTGTCATAACTGCCCAGACGTGGTTCAAGCACTCAACTTGATTGCAATTAACAACCCAGGCACAACAGCAACCATGATTGATGGTGCATTCTTCCAAGATGAAGTTGAAGAACGTAAAATCATGGCCGTTCCGATGTTGTTCCAAGACGGTGAGCATATTGGTCAAGGTCGTATGACTTTGGAAGAAATCATTGCCAAGTTAGATACCAACTCTGCTGCGAAAGACGCTGAGAAATTGAATGCCAAAGAAGCCTTTGATGTATTGGTGATTGGTGGTGGTCCTGCAGGGAATACCGCAGCCATCTATGCTGCTCGTAAAGGCATCAAAACAGGGATCGTAGCTGAGCGCATGGGTGGTCAAGTCATGGATACCATGGACATTGAAAATTTCACTTCAGTGCAAAAAACACAAGGTCCTAAGTTTGCAGCCGAAATGGAAGCACATGTACGTGAGTACGGTGTCGACATCATGAACCTGCAACGTGTGAAATCAATTGTGGGTGCAGACCAAACTACGTATGGCAATGTTGAAATCACTTTGGAAAATGGTGCAAAACTTGAATCGAAAACCGTGATCCTCTCTACAGGTGCACGTTGGAGAGAAATGAATGTACCAGGCGAGCAAGAATACAAAACTCGTGGTGTTGCCTACTGCCCGCATTGTGACGGCCCACTGTTTAAAGCTAAACGTGTTGCGGTGATCGGTGGTGGTAACTCAGGTGTAGAAGCGGCGATTGATCTTGCAGGGATTGTTGAGCATGTAACACTGGTTGAATTTGATACCAAACTTCGTGCTGACCAAGTGCTTCAAGACAAATTGAATAGCTTACCCAACACCACTGTGATCAAAAATGCCTTATCGACAGAAGTGGTGGGTGATGGCAAACAAGTAACTGCTTTGAAATACAAAGACCGTGCAACTGATGAAGAACATACGGTTGAACTTGCAGGGATCTTTGTACAAATTGGTTTGTTGCCGAATACGGATTTCTTAAAAGACTCGAATGTTGAACTGAGTAACCGCGGTGAGATCATCATTAATGATCGTAACGAAACCAATGTCAAAGGAGTATTTGCTGCAGGTGACTGTACCACTGTGCCTTATAAGCAAATCATTATTGCCACAGGTGAAGGCGCAAAAGCATCATTGTCTGCTTTTGATTATATGATCCGTTCGGGGCAGTAA
- a CDS encoding LysR substrate-binding domain-containing protein, producing the protein MYVITEFDSSIKITTNMQIQYSLEQLLAFQYVAEDLSFKKAAERLHLTPTALSHRIKKLELALELKLFERRTRKIILTAEGEFLLKHVQAGFVQIQQAIDHLQAHKQRLFTITTIPTYATEWLIPYLPDLQRLYPEVMFRVHASYDVVNMHTGQYDLAIRYGMGGYQDLRSSLLAKDEYIAVCHPFLLKEPVKWDAVPLIHFSWGDEYCPKRINWQKWYQQQDLHIDSSQRQVFYNEEGHAIRAVLAGQGVALLSKVAVAHYLKNGSLVQVSPLGLEALDYYFVSLLNVDKLTLDIEAWCREKLLKTLDR; encoded by the coding sequence ATGTATGTTATAACTGAATTTGATTCATCTATAAAAATTACAACCAATATGCAAATCCAATATTCCCTTGAGCAATTGCTGGCTTTTCAATATGTCGCAGAGGATTTAAGTTTTAAAAAAGCTGCGGAGCGTCTACATTTAACACCGACAGCACTCAGTCATAGAATCAAGAAACTAGAATTAGCCTTAGAGCTAAAATTATTTGAAAGACGAACACGAAAAATTATTTTGACTGCTGAGGGGGAATTCTTACTTAAGCATGTACAGGCAGGTTTTGTACAGATTCAGCAAGCCATTGACCATCTTCAGGCACATAAACAAAGATTATTTACGATTACAACTATTCCAACTTATGCGACAGAATGGCTGATTCCATATTTACCAGATTTGCAAAGGCTTTATCCTGAAGTGATGTTTAGAGTTCATGCCAGCTACGACGTTGTGAATATGCATACTGGGCAATATGATCTTGCTATTCGGTATGGTATGGGCGGCTATCAAGATCTCCGATCAAGCTTATTGGCAAAAGATGAATATATTGCAGTGTGTCATCCTTTCTTACTAAAAGAGCCAGTTAAATGGGATGCTGTGCCACTCATTCACTTTTCTTGGGGAGATGAGTATTGTCCTAAACGCATTAATTGGCAAAAGTGGTATCAACAACAGGATCTACACATTGATTCATCACAACGACAGGTTTTTTATAACGAAGAGGGACATGCCATACGAGCAGTATTGGCAGGTCAAGGCGTTGCATTATTGAGTAAAGTAGCAGTGGCACACTATCTTAAAAATGGCAGCTTAGTTCAGGTCTCTCCATTGGGGCTTGAAGCCTTAGATTATTATTTTGTTAGCCTGCTAAATGTAGATAAATTGACGCTAGACATTGAAGCATGGTGTAGAGAAAAGTTACTAAAAACCTTAGACAGATGA
- a CDS encoding cation transporter, translated as MACNCSHEPAPIKPDSRFRTALWIALVINLAMFMVEVMGGMYANSAALWADALDFFGDAANYAISLAVLGASLYWRATVALIKGVTMALFGFVVIAKVAYNYMQGIPPEAITMGGIGVLALIANVIAAVILYRFRDGDSNMQSVWLCSRNDAIGNVAVIFAALGVFGTGSMLPDIIVAVIMAGLGLSAGYQVIKKSLIERQQNITTEKTAKTTCS; from the coding sequence ATGGCATGTAACTGTAGTCATGAACCGGCACCGATCAAACCCGACAGCAGGTTTCGTACTGCGCTCTGGATTGCCTTGGTCATTAATTTGGCGATGTTCATGGTTGAAGTGATGGGTGGCATGTATGCCAACTCGGCAGCTTTGTGGGCAGATGCGCTAGACTTCTTTGGAGATGCAGCGAATTATGCCATCTCGCTGGCTGTATTGGGTGCAAGTTTGTACTGGCGAGCAACAGTGGCATTGATTAAAGGCGTGACTATGGCGTTGTTTGGTTTCGTCGTGATTGCGAAAGTGGCTTACAACTACATGCAGGGTATTCCGCCAGAAGCGATCACCATGGGGGGTATTGGTGTTTTGGCTTTAATTGCCAATGTGATTGCCGCAGTGATTTTGTACCGTTTTCGAGATGGCGACTCGAATATGCAGTCTGTTTGGCTATGTAGCCGTAATGATGCAATTGGCAATGTCGCGGTGATTTTTGCTGCGTTGGGTGTATTTGGTACAGGCAGTATGTTGCCCGATATTATTGTTGCCGTCATTATGGCGGGTCTAGGGCTGAGTGCAGGTTATCAGGTCATCAAGAAATCCTTAATTGAACGTCAGCAAAATATTACAACTGAGAAGACAGCCAAGACAACGTGTAGTTAA
- the yegQ gene encoding tRNA 5-hydroxyuridine modification protein YegQ, with amino-acid sequence MTLSHVTELLSPAGSLKNMRYAFAYGADAVYAGQPRYSLRVRNNEFDHEHLKIGVAEAHDLGKKFYVVVNIQPHNAKLKNFIRDLTPIIAMQPDALIMSDPGLIMMVREHFPEMDIHLSVQANAINWATVKFWQNMGLTRVILSRELSIDEIEEIKTQVPHMEIEVFVHGALCMAYSGRCMLSGYMNKRDANQGACTNACRWEYKILDAEEDATGDVIPVKNRSSDCCSKDADEVHMQLQHQFDQPVLLQRNDEDLFAAEEDEHGTYFMNSKDLRAVQHVERLTQMGIHSLKIEGRTKSYFYCARTAQIYRKAIDDALKGKAFDPTLMTQLEGLANRGYTEGFLRRHVHSEYQNYEHGSSRFDHQIFCGEVLEQCGDHIKIEVKNRFVVGDTLELMTPSGNIIFDLISMNDQKGNAILEAKGSGHLVYVPVPAEVDMSYALLIRHLPSSNIDISAPSLAYVAS; translated from the coding sequence ATGACCCTTTCCCATGTGACAGAGCTACTCTCTCCTGCTGGCTCGCTTAAAAATATGCGTTATGCTTTTGCCTATGGTGCAGATGCGGTTTATGCTGGTCAGCCACGTTATAGCTTACGCGTGCGTAATAACGAATTTGATCATGAGCATCTAAAAATTGGCGTTGCTGAAGCGCATGACTTGGGTAAAAAATTCTATGTAGTGGTGAATATCCAGCCGCATAATGCCAAGCTCAAAAACTTTATTCGAGATTTAACTCCCATTATTGCAATGCAACCCGATGCACTGATTATGTCTGATCCAGGTTTAATCATGATGGTGCGTGAGCATTTTCCAGAAATGGATATTCACTTATCTGTGCAAGCCAATGCGATCAATTGGGCGACGGTGAAATTTTGGCAAAATATGGGTTTAACTCGCGTCATTTTGTCACGTGAATTATCCATCGATGAAATTGAAGAAATTAAAACCCAAGTCCCTCATATGGAAATTGAAGTCTTTGTGCATGGTGCGCTCTGTATGGCGTACTCAGGACGTTGCATGTTGTCTGGCTACATGAATAAACGCGATGCCAATCAGGGGGCATGTACCAATGCGTGTCGTTGGGAATACAAAATTTTAGACGCCGAAGAAGATGCAACGGGTGATGTTATTCCCGTTAAAAATAGATCTTCTGACTGTTGCTCAAAAGATGCAGATGAAGTGCACATGCAACTGCAGCATCAATTTGATCAGCCTGTCTTATTGCAACGAAATGATGAAGATTTATTTGCCGCTGAAGAAGATGAGCACGGCACCTATTTTATGAACTCGAAAGACTTACGTGCTGTTCAACATGTCGAGCGCTTAACCCAAATGGGCATTCATTCGCTTAAGATTGAAGGTCGTACCAAATCTTATTTTTATTGTGCACGTACCGCTCAAATTTACCGTAAAGCAATTGATGATGCCTTAAAAGGCAAGGCTTTTGATCCCACACTGATGACTCAGCTAGAGGGTTTAGCCAACCGTGGTTATACCGAAGGTTTTTTACGTCGTCATGTGCACAGTGAATATCAAAACTATGAACACGGATCTTCACGTTTTGATCATCAAATATTTTGCGGTGAAGTGCTAGAGCAATGCGGTGATCACATCAAAATTGAGGTCAAAAATCGCTTTGTCGTTGGTGATACTTTAGAGCTGATGACACCCTCTGGAAACATCATTTTTGACTTAATCTCGATGAATGATCAAAAAGGCAATGCAATTCTTGAAGCTAAAGGCTCAGGTCATCTGGTTTATGTTCCTGTACCCGCTGAAGTGGATATGAGTTATGCCCTACTCATTCGGCATTTGCCAAGCTCAAACATCGACATTTCAGCACCTTCATTGGCGTATGTCGCAAGTTAG
- a CDS encoding metal-dependent hydrolase: protein MNTLAIKITPRAVDFNFDQSSIHWIPNDPFSSHTYNAINLLLPAGEFWFCRVFNKALPLIQDETLKIDVKAFIKQEATHARAHIVGQKFMQAHDYDLKKGLNTAEAIFGQLLSDRPFGLALFNNKLIESYWLITRVGIIAAIEHFTGVIGQWTLDHSSSWDKNNADPEMSDLFRWHLAEEVEHRSVAFDLFHHLLQNKFGFYISRQVLMAAVFPIFMYLMVDIGRSLARQDSLEDMQKLAKANIFKMLWELQRTGRRTGNVPTFTFLAKSVVRWLSPSFHPESEGNTEQALAYFKVSPAVRAAQVTT from the coding sequence TTGAATACTCTAGCAATTAAGATTACCCCACGCGCTGTTGATTTTAACTTTGACCAATCTTCAATACATTGGATTCCCAATGATCCATTTTCATCGCACACTTATAATGCGATTAATCTGCTGCTTCCTGCAGGTGAGTTTTGGTTTTGCCGTGTCTTCAATAAAGCTTTACCCTTAATTCAAGATGAGACATTAAAAATCGACGTGAAAGCATTTATTAAACAAGAAGCAACTCATGCACGTGCGCATATTGTAGGTCAGAAATTCATGCAAGCTCATGATTATGATCTAAAAAAAGGATTAAATACTGCTGAAGCGATCTTCGGACAGTTACTTTCAGATCGGCCCTTTGGTTTGGCTTTATTTAACAATAAGTTGATTGAGTCATATTGGTTGATCACCCGTGTGGGCATCATTGCTGCTATTGAGCATTTTACGGGGGTTATTGGTCAATGGACGCTTGATCATAGCAGCAGTTGGGATAAAAATAATGCTGACCCTGAAATGAGCGATTTGTTTCGATGGCATTTGGCTGAAGAAGTCGAACATCGAAGTGTCGCATTTGATTTATTTCATCATCTGCTCCAGAACAAATTCGGTTTTTATATTTCACGCCAAGTATTAATGGCAGCTGTCTTTCCTATCTTTATGTATTTGATGGTCGATATTGGGCGCAGTCTAGCACGTCAAGATAGTCTTGAAGACATGCAGAAACTTGCCAAAGCCAATATCTTTAAAATGTTGTGGGAGTTACAGCGGACAGGGCGTAGAACAGGAAATGTTCCCACATTTACCTTTTTAGCCAAATCTGTGGTGCGCTGGTTATCGCCGAGTTTTCATCCTGAATCTGAAGGTAACACTGAACAGGCACTGGCATATTTTAAAGTTTCACCTGCTGTACGAGCAGCTCAAGTTACAACCTAA